Proteins encoded by one window of Desulfovibrio ferrophilus:
- a CDS encoding MFS transporter, producing MPTLPTTDESSTLPLRGALPYLLIFAGLFFVNFASRVILGPFLPMIEIEFGISHTQAGGLFLPISLGMSISMVLSSIAARLLRHRGAILLSTFAIGLTMIAVSRAPNMPLLRLYLLLMGMAGGLYFPSAISAITSILEHRHWGKGLAVHELAPNAAFIVIPALGAILAEVVSWRTVFAGFGVLGLCMGVLFIIKGRGGEQRGQTPSPAMIFQEVLLRPAFWGLALLFSLAIAASFGPYSMLSLYLIDEVHMDVERANMVLMASRMAGPLVALTSGIIVDRIGARATAALSLGLTGTLTACLGLFSDWGLIAAAIGQPILAVCFFPAGLTAVSLAFPDRVRNIAVSFIVPVAVLLGSGLTPPALGWFGDRGDFAGGFVWLGVLITAGVLPLKFMRFSKRD from the coding sequence ATGCCCACCTTGCCCACTACCGACGAATCGTCCACTTTGCCCCTGCGTGGCGCGTTGCCCTATCTCCTGATATTCGCCGGGCTGTTCTTCGTGAATTTCGCCTCGCGGGTCATCCTCGGGCCATTCCTGCCCATGATCGAAATCGAGTTCGGCATCAGCCACACCCAGGCGGGAGGCCTGTTCCTGCCCATCTCCCTGGGCATGAGCATCTCCATGGTCCTGTCCAGCATCGCGGCACGCCTGTTGCGCCACCGCGGGGCCATCCTGCTCTCCACATTTGCCATAGGTCTGACCATGATTGCGGTCTCCCGTGCGCCGAACATGCCGTTGTTGCGGCTGTACCTGCTGCTGATGGGCATGGCCGGGGGTCTGTACTTCCCCTCTGCCATTTCGGCCATCACCAGCATTCTGGAGCACCGTCACTGGGGCAAGGGATTGGCTGTGCACGAGCTGGCCCCCAATGCAGCGTTCATAGTCATCCCGGCGCTGGGTGCCATACTGGCGGAGGTCGTATCCTGGAGAACCGTCTTTGCGGGATTCGGCGTGCTGGGCCTGTGCATGGGGGTGTTGTTCATCATCAAGGGACGCGGAGGCGAACAGCGGGGGCAGACGCCCAGTCCTGCCATGATCTTTCAGGAAGTCCTTTTGCGACCGGCATTCTGGGGGCTGGCACTGCTCTTTTCACTGGCCATTGCAGCCAGCTTCGGCCCTTACAGCATGCTTTCCCTGTACCTCATCGACGAGGTCCACATGGATGTGGAACGGGCCAATATGGTGCTCATGGCCTCGCGCATGGCGGGACCGCTGGTGGCATTGACATCGGGAATCATTGTGGATCGCATCGGCGCTCGCGCCACGGCGGCCCTGTCCCTGGGGCTGACGGGCACACTCACGGCCTGTCTGGGGCTCTTTTCTGACTGGGGCCTCATTGCCGCAGCCATCGGGCAGCCCATCCTGGCCGTGTGCTTTTTCCCCGCCGGGTTGACCGCTGTCTCACTGGCTTTTCCTGACCGGGTGCGCAATATCGCGGTCTCATTCATCGTGCCCGTGGCTGTGCTGCTGGGAAGTGGCCTCACGCCACCCGCGCTGGGATGGTTCGGAGACCGGGGAGATTTCGCAGGGGGATTCGTCTGGCTCGGTGTGCTCATCACCGCCGGAGTGCTGCCCCTCAAATTCATGCGCTTTTCCAAGCGCGACTAG
- a CDS encoding AI-2E family transporter translates to MCRIRLPLARRGGACYKAGVDILDLYGETIVNEHGPTHRPADGGMYKWTLGILILFALYLAYRVFSPFLTPIVFSSVLAAIFYPLFTWVSSKLGGKDTFAAVAVLLIVIFCVFLPMFFFLTGLVSQGATSIAEVTAWLRSPDFQELLTRARVETVLSWLQEKLPFIDFAGIDFQSGMIQFSRNVGQTMIAMGTSILGNAFNVLMQFMIMLFVLFFLLKDGRRMVQYVKYLSPLHEDQEDTIINSLRNVSRSVLVGGLLVALLQGVVGGFGLSLVGIPPLFWGTMMGFTSLVPVLGTGIVWVPATLYLLIIGEYQSSLILLGWCGIIVTSIDTFLRPYFMKEASGMPLLYIFLSVIGGLQAFGPPGLLYGPLILSFTMVMLRIYGEVFGDVIKPEDAAASVDQDSEG, encoded by the coding sequence ATGTGCCGGATCCGTTTACCTCTGGCGCGCCGGGGCGGAGCCTGCTACAAAGCAGGAGTCGATATCCTCGATCTTTATGGAGAAACGATTGTGAACGAGCACGGCCCCACTCACCGTCCTGCCGACGGTGGCATGTACAAATGGACTTTGGGGATTTTGATCCTGTTTGCCCTGTACCTCGCGTACCGGGTGTTCAGTCCTTTCTTGACGCCCATTGTTTTCTCCAGCGTGCTGGCAGCCATCTTCTATCCCCTGTTCACCTGGGTTTCCAGTAAGCTGGGAGGCAAGGATACGTTCGCCGCCGTGGCCGTGTTGCTGATCGTGATTTTCTGCGTGTTCCTGCCCATGTTCTTTTTTCTGACCGGGTTGGTGAGTCAGGGAGCAACCTCCATTGCCGAGGTCACGGCCTGGCTGCGCAGTCCCGATTTCCAGGAGTTGTTGACCAGGGCCCGGGTAGAGACGGTGCTGTCGTGGCTGCAAGAGAAGCTGCCCTTCATTGATTTTGCGGGCATCGATTTTCAGTCCGGGATGATCCAGTTCTCGCGAAATGTGGGCCAGACCATGATTGCCATGGGTACGAGCATCCTGGGGAACGCCTTCAATGTCCTGATGCAGTTCATGATCATGCTGTTTGTGTTGTTCTTCCTGCTCAAGGACGGTCGACGCATGGTTCAGTATGTGAAGTATCTGTCCCCGCTGCATGAGGATCAGGAAGACACCATCATCAATAGTCTGCGCAATGTGTCGCGTTCGGTGCTGGTGGGTGGATTGCTGGTGGCCCTGTTGCAGGGCGTGGTGGGTGGATTCGGCTTGTCCCTTGTGGGAATCCCCCCGTTGTTCTGGGGGACGATGATGGGCTTCACCTCTCTGGTTCCTGTGCTTGGCACGGGCATCGTCTGGGTTCCGGCGACCTTGTACCTGCTGATTATCGGGGAGTATCAGTCCTCTTTGATTCTGCTGGGATGGTGCGGAATCATCGTCACCAGTATCGACACGTTCCTGAGGCCCTATTTCATGAAGGAAGCCTCGGGCATGCCCCTGCTGTATATTTTCTTGTCCGTGATCGGCGGCTTGCAGGCCTTTGGCCCTCCCGGCTTGCTGTATGGACCGCTCATCCTGTCGTTTACCATGGTCATGCTGCGTATTTATGGCGAGGTTTTTGGTGACGTCATCAAGCCCGAGGATGCGGCTGCTTCCGTTGATCAGGACTCGGAAGGGTAG
- a CDS encoding NifU family protein — protein sequence MRDKVEQALAKVRPALQADGGDVELVNITEDGVVQVRLQGACKGCPMSQMTLKNGIERIVLKEVPEVQSVEAV from the coding sequence ATGCGCGATAAAGTGGAACAGGCCCTGGCCAAGGTTCGTCCGGCCCTGCAGGCCGACGGCGGCGACGTTGAACTGGTGAACATTACCGAAGACGGAGTGGTCCAGGTGCGCCTCCAGGGCGCCTGCAAAGGCTGCCCCATGTCGCAGATGACCCTGAAAAACGGCATCGAACGCATCGTCCTCAAGGAAGTTCCAGAGGTTCAGAGCGTCGAGGCCGTATAG
- the gltX gene encoding glutamate--tRNA ligase, whose translation MTKVVTRFPPSPTGYLHIGGARTALFNWLFARAHDGEFVLRIEDTDQARSTPEMTQAIVDGMNWLGLDWDHGPYLQSDRTELYNQHIEKLIETGHAYYCDCTSEQVDAMREKARAEGKKPKYDESCRSKNLGPGEGRVVRFKAPEGLCAWKDLVKGPISMDYQEMVDDFIIRRGNGSPMYNLAVVVDDADMGVTHIIRGEDHLSNNPKQMALYNALGYPMPEFGHVPMIFGSDKKKLSKRHGAMSVMEYEKMGFLPEAMVNYLVRLGWGHGDQEVFSREELVELFNAKGLNSSPSMFDLTKLTSVNAHYIKEASVESLVPLLARYLKDLDLEADDAKLAEIVPLYQPRATTMVEMAEQCAFFLMDDEQIEFEEKAVKKNLKPAARELLAEVRALLATVDEFTEAALEEALHAFAEERELKFGKIAQPVRVAITGRSFSPGLYETLAVLGKDKSLNRMDRALALPQD comes from the coding sequence ATGACCAAAGTCGTCACCCGCTTCCCCCCCAGCCCCACGGGCTATCTACATATCGGCGGCGCCCGTACCGCTCTGTTCAACTGGCTGTTTGCCCGTGCCCACGACGGCGAATTCGTGCTGCGCATCGAGGATACCGACCAGGCCCGCTCCACCCCAGAGATGACCCAGGCCATCGTGGATGGCATGAACTGGCTTGGACTGGACTGGGACCATGGTCCGTACCTGCAGTCTGATCGCACCGAGCTGTACAACCAGCACATCGAGAAGCTCATCGAAACCGGCCACGCCTATTACTGCGATTGCACCTCCGAGCAGGTGGATGCCATGCGCGAAAAGGCCCGGGCCGAGGGCAAGAAGCCCAAATACGATGAGTCCTGTCGCAGCAAGAACCTCGGCCCCGGCGAGGGGCGTGTGGTGCGTTTCAAGGCCCCCGAAGGCCTGTGCGCCTGGAAGGACCTGGTCAAGGGCCCCATCTCCATGGACTATCAGGAGATGGTGGACGATTTCATCATCCGCCGAGGCAACGGCAGCCCCATGTACAATCTGGCCGTGGTGGTGGATGACGCCGACATGGGCGTGACACACATCATCCGGGGCGAGGACCACCTGTCCAACAACCCCAAGCAGATGGCCCTGTACAACGCATTGGGCTACCCCATGCCCGAATTCGGTCATGTGCCCATGATTTTCGGCTCGGACAAGAAGAAGCTTTCCAAACGCCATGGGGCCATGAGCGTCATGGAATACGAGAAGATGGGCTTTTTGCCCGAAGCCATGGTCAACTATCTGGTACGTCTGGGCTGGGGCCACGGCGACCAGGAAGTGTTCAGCCGCGAGGAACTCGTGGAGCTGTTCAATGCCAAGGGCCTGAACTCCTCCCCGTCCATGTTCGACCTGACCAAATTGACCAGCGTCAACGCCCATTACATCAAGGAAGCCTCCGTGGAGTCGCTGGTGCCGCTGTTGGCTCGCTATCTGAAGGACCTTGATCTTGAGGCCGACGACGCCAAACTGGCCGAAATCGTGCCCCTGTATCAGCCCCGCGCCACCACCATGGTGGAGATGGCCGAGCAATGCGCGTTCTTCCTGATGGATGACGAACAGATCGAGTTCGAAGAAAAGGCCGTGAAAAAGAATCTGAAACCAGCAGCACGCGAACTCCTTGCAGAAGTACGCGCCCTGCTGGCGACAGTGGACGAGTTCACCGAAGCCGCTCTGGAAGAAGCTCTGCATGCCTTTGCCGAAGAACGCGAGCTCAAGTTCGGCAAGATTGCCCAACCCGTGCGCGTGGCCATCACCGGTCGCAGCTTCAGCCCCGGCCTGTACGAGACCCTGGCCGTGCTGGGCAAGGACAAGTCCCTGAATCGCATGGACCGGGCACTGGCTCTGCCTCAGGACTAG
- the rpmB gene encoding 50S ribosomal protein L28, producing the protein MSQVCEICGKRPQVGNNVSHAHNKTKRRFMPNLQKIRVQLDSGEVKSMKVCTRCIRSGSIKKPAVSKAS; encoded by the coding sequence ATGAGCCAGGTTTGTGAGATCTGCGGCAAGCGCCCCCAGGTTGGTAATAACGTTTCCCACGCACACAACAAGACCAAGCGTCGTTTCATGCCCAATCTTCAGAAGATTCGCGTGCAGCTGGACTCCGGCGAGGTCAAAAGCATGAAGGTTTGCACTCGTTGCATTCGTTCCGGCAGCATCAAGAAGCCCGCTGTTTCCAAGGCTTCCTAG
- a CDS encoding YceD family protein, which produces MHTLWIDITDIPAQGREFSFTDPEIWAVPAKEYGMDVVPGDDIEAKVHLNPQDKTCIVNGRISGTVTIPCDRCLQSASFSFDQQFNTFEELTPEMEDGHEPLIREHKGKLELDVGTILWEQFVLALPAKPLCSDECKGLCPQCGAELNKQECSCKAQGGDPRMAALRNLKIPSKGN; this is translated from the coding sequence ATGCACACATTATGGATCGACATTACAGACATCCCGGCGCAGGGCCGGGAATTTTCATTTACGGACCCCGAGATATGGGCTGTCCCTGCCAAAGAGTATGGGATGGACGTGGTACCGGGCGACGATATTGAAGCCAAGGTGCACCTCAATCCGCAGGATAAAACCTGCATTGTGAATGGGCGCATCTCCGGCACGGTCACTATCCCTTGCGACCGCTGCCTGCAAAGTGCATCATTCTCCTTTGATCAGCAGTTCAACACCTTCGAGGAGTTGACTCCTGAAATGGAAGATGGTCATGAGCCTCTGATTCGTGAGCACAAAGGCAAGTTAGAGCTTGACGTAGGGACGATCCTTTGGGAACAGTTCGTCCTCGCTTTGCCAGCCAAGCCTCTGTGCTCTGACGAATGCAAAGGTTTGTGCCCCCAATGTGGGGCTGAACTTAACAAGCAGGAATGCAGCTGCAAGGCCCAAGGCGGCGACCCCAGAATGGCCGCTCTGCGGAATCTCAAAATTCCGAGCAAAGGCAACTAG
- the rpmF gene encoding 50S ribosomal protein L32, translating into MAVPKKKTSKSKKGMRRSHDRVAKPTVIYCECGEPTLPHRACSSCGAYKGKQVLFQEDAE; encoded by the coding sequence ATGGCAGTACCCAAGAAGAAAACTTCCAAGTCCAAGAAAGGCATGCGCCGCTCCCACGATCGCGTGGCCAAGCCCACTGTGATCTACTGCGAATGCGGAGAGCCCACCCTGCCTCACCGCGCCTGCTCCAGCTGCGGCGCTTACAAGGGCAAACAGGTGCTTTTCCAGGAAGATGCCGAGTAG
- the plsX gene encoding phosphate acyltransferase PlsX has translation MPSSKPRIAVDAMGGDSGPGVVVPGALDAAREMGLSLILVGDETMLRGELSRSDTSGLDVEVIHTTQVAEMTDKPSDVLRRKKDSSIQVACRLVKEGRADGVVSAGHSGASVACGMFVIGRVKGVLRPAFAGVLPTVKKPMVLLDVGANVDSKPEHLFQFGILGEVLARDVLGFAQPRVGLLSIGEEEGKGNSLVKETFDRLKASSLRFVGNVEGRDVFTGDVDVVVCDGFVGNVALKLSEGLASSMAKVLKRELMSSWLGKIGTFLAKGRLRSFARFVDYAEYGGAPLLGLAGIVIVCHGASNPKAISSAVKMAGRFVESGANDHIKKALDKHKGLGG, from the coding sequence ATGCCGAGTAGCAAGCCCCGCATAGCCGTTGACGCCATGGGCGGTGACAGCGGCCCCGGCGTGGTTGTTCCCGGCGCACTTGACGCCGCGAGGGAGATGGGCTTGTCCCTGATCCTGGTGGGGGACGAGACCATGCTTCGGGGCGAGTTGTCGCGTTCCGACACGTCCGGACTGGATGTCGAAGTCATTCACACCACTCAGGTGGCGGAAATGACCGACAAGCCTTCGGACGTGTTGCGCCGTAAAAAGGATTCCTCCATCCAGGTGGCTTGCCGCCTGGTGAAGGAAGGCCGAGCCGATGGCGTGGTCAGTGCGGGTCATTCCGGAGCCAGCGTGGCTTGCGGAATGTTTGTTATTGGCCGCGTCAAGGGCGTCTTGCGCCCGGCATTCGCTGGCGTCCTCCCTACGGTCAAGAAGCCCATGGTTCTGCTGGACGTGGGTGCCAATGTCGATTCCAAGCCAGAACACCTCTTCCAGTTCGGAATACTGGGAGAAGTGCTCGCGCGCGATGTCCTGGGTTTTGCCCAGCCTCGTGTGGGACTGCTGTCCATCGGTGAGGAAGAAGGCAAGGGCAATAGCCTGGTCAAGGAAACCTTTGATCGCCTGAAGGCTTCGTCATTGCGCTTTGTAGGCAATGTGGAAGGCCGCGACGTGTTCACGGGAGACGTGGACGTCGTGGTCTGTGACGGCTTTGTGGGCAACGTTGCCCTGAAACTTTCCGAGGGCCTGGCCTCCAGCATGGCCAAGGTCCTGAAACGCGAACTCATGAGCAGTTGGCTTGGCAAGATAGGGACCTTTCTTGCCAAAGGCAGACTCAGAAGCTTCGCCCGCTTTGTGGATTACGCCGAATACGGCGGAGCGCCACTTCTGGGCCTGGCTGGTATCGTCATTGTCTGCCATGGCGCCTCCAACCCCAAAGCCATCTCCAGTGCCGTGAAAATGGCCGGACGGTTTGTGGAAAGCGGCGCCAACGATCACATCAAAAAAGCGCTGGACAAGCACAAGGGATTGGGCGGCTAA
- a CDS encoding beta-ketoacyl-ACP synthase III has translation MTQQAYIRGFGFNVPDNIVTNADLEKIVDTSDEWITTRTGINQRHISQGEVTSDLGTKAAQQALTDAGMSADEVTHIICATCSPDSYCPNTATQIQHKLGISGCMAFDLNAACSGFIYSLQVARSFVNTDPSAVVLIVASEVLSPRTNWEDRTTCVLFGDGSGAAVVTADKGENGVEIQGALMESDGQYGELLTILGGGSEHPYKLGDTIDEAFFIQMNGREVYKVAVRSMTSACKRLIEQSELTVDDIDVLIPHQANLRIIEAVGKKLGIPEERVFTNVQKYGNTSAASVGIALAEGRAMGVLEPGTRALLTTFGAGFTWGALILQF, from the coding sequence ATGACACAGCAAGCCTACATCCGTGGTTTCGGGTTCAACGTTCCCGATAATATCGTGACCAACGCCGATCTGGAAAAGATCGTCGATACCAGCGACGAGTGGATCACCACCCGTACCGGCATCAACCAGCGGCACATCTCCCAGGGCGAAGTCACCTCCGACCTCGGCACCAAGGCCGCCCAGCAGGCCCTGACCGACGCTGGCATGAGTGCAGATGAAGTGACACACATCATTTGCGCCACCTGCAGTCCTGACTCCTACTGCCCCAACACCGCCACGCAGATTCAGCACAAGCTCGGCATCTCCGGATGCATGGCCTTTGACCTGAACGCTGCCTGCTCCGGTTTCATCTACAGCCTCCAGGTCGCCCGCAGTTTCGTCAATACCGACCCCAGCGCCGTTGTTCTGATCGTGGCTTCGGAAGTGCTTTCACCCCGGACCAACTGGGAAGACCGCACCACCTGCGTCCTGTTCGGTGATGGCTCCGGCGCAGCCGTGGTCACAGCCGACAAGGGCGAGAACGGCGTCGAGATTCAGGGCGCGCTCATGGAGTCTGACGGCCAGTACGGCGAGCTTCTGACCATCCTGGGTGGCGGCTCCGAGCATCCCTACAAGCTCGGTGACACCATCGATGAAGCCTTCTTCATTCAGATGAATGGTCGTGAAGTCTACAAAGTCGCCGTGCGCAGCATGACCTCGGCCTGCAAGCGCCTGATCGAACAGAGCGAATTGACAGTGGATGATATCGACGTGCTCATCCCGCACCAGGCCAATCTGCGAATCATCGAGGCCGTGGGCAAAAAACTCGGTATCCCCGAGGAACGGGTTTTCACCAACGTCCAGAAATACGGCAACACTTCCGCCGCCAGCGTGGGTATCGCACTGGCTGAAGGCCGCGCCATGGGCGTGCTTGAGCCCGGCACACGGGCACTGCTGACGACCTTTGGAGCCGGGTTCACTTGGGGTGCTCTTATTTTGCAATTTTAG
- the fabG gene encoding 3-oxoacyl-[acyl-carrier-protein] reductase: MSDLSKTVLVTGGSRGIGKACALRMAKEGYQVYLTYVSRPEEAEKVVAEIEAAGGSAKAFKLDQSDRGAITDFFKEEIKGKVFLSALVNNAGMTKDGLMMRMKDEDWDKVIAVNLSGAFVCLREATKIMGKQRAGRIVNMASVVGQSGNAGQANYVASKAGLIGLTKTAALELAPRSITVNAVAPGFIETDMTAELPEKVTENMLSHIPLKRFGSTEDIAGAVAFLISDDAAYITGQVLSVTGGMYM; this comes from the coding sequence ATGAGTGATCTTTCAAAAACAGTATTGGTAACCGGCGGCTCCCGAGGCATCGGCAAGGCTTGCGCCCTGCGGATGGCCAAAGAGGGCTACCAGGTCTACCTGACGTATGTCAGCCGTCCCGAAGAGGCTGAAAAGGTCGTGGCCGAAATCGAAGCCGCAGGCGGTAGTGCCAAGGCATTCAAGCTCGACCAGTCCGACCGTGGAGCCATCACCGATTTCTTCAAGGAAGAAATCAAGGGCAAAGTCTTTCTGTCCGCGCTGGTCAACAATGCGGGCATGACCAAAGACGGCCTGATGATGCGCATGAAGGATGAAGACTGGGACAAGGTCATTGCGGTGAACCTGTCCGGTGCTTTTGTCTGTCTGCGTGAAGCCACGAAAATCATGGGCAAGCAGCGCGCCGGGCGCATTGTGAACATGGCGTCCGTGGTGGGTCAGTCCGGCAATGCGGGACAGGCCAACTATGTGGCCTCCAAGGCCGGGCTCATCGGCCTGACCAAGACCGCCGCCCTGGAGCTTGCTCCCCGCAGCATCACCGTCAATGCGGTGGCCCCCGGTTTCATTGAAACCGACATGACTGCAGAACTTCCCGAAAAAGTCACAGAGAACATGCTCAGCCACATCCCCCTGAAGCGCTTCGGGTCCACCGAAGACATCGCCGGGGCTGTTGCCTTCCTGATCTCTGACGACGCCGCCTACATCACCGGACAGGTTCTATCTGTCACCGGCG